The Vibrio sp. 16 genome segment TTGCGATGGTTTTGTTCGGCATACGAACGCCGATATCGCCAAGATTGCCAATAACGCGAGTGTATAGGTTGGTGCCTGGCTCGTTGCGTGGAATCCATGCTGATGCGAAGTAGTGCTGGATCATTGCCGCCCAACCTTGACCATCTGGCAGGTTTAGAGACAAGTTACGATCTTGCATATCTTCGAAGCTGTATTTCTTGTAGCGCGTATCTTCTGTTGAGTATGCGCCACCACGGTAAGTTGGCATTGTGATGCTGCCACCAGCGTCAAGAAGGTTTTGACGTAGGTGAGCGTACATACCGAATGTCGCGTTGTTGCCAGAGTTGTTCACAACGTTGTATTCAACGTCGATCGCGTAGCTGCCACGCTTAAGGATGAATGTCTTAGTGTACTCTAAGCCGTTTGCTGCGTATGTCATTGGAACGCGAAGTTCATCTTGGCCATCTGCTAGAGTGAAGCTATCCGTGCTGACTGCGTATGCAGGACGGTTAGTACTGCTTAGGTCGATACCTTGAGGGCCAACAAGGCCACTTTGAGCGATGAACTGGTGACCAGGCTCGTTTTTAAGTAAAACGAATGCATCAGCAGAATCCATCTCAGCCGAGTATTGGTTTAGATCTGCGTGAATGACATCACCACCAACTGTATCAATCGACAGAGTCAATGCATCAGTGGTCACGGTAATCGTTTTAGCAGAAGCTTGCTGACCAGGAGCTGGATCTAGCTCGTCAGCAAAAGATGGGGCAGGTAGAGTACTGCTTGATTGAGCCTGCTCAACCGGCTGAGGCGTTGGGTTCTTTGCAACTTGCCATTGTTGGAACAATAGGAAAGAAACCAGTGCTAGCGCGATTAACAGGATATTACGTTGAGAATCCATCGTTAATTGTCTCTGTCTTGTTTTTGGACTGGTGGAACGGGGTCGTATGTCCAACCCTTTTTATTTAAAGGGTTGCATTTTAATAGACGTTTGCTTGATAACCAACACCCTTTTACAAAACCGTGAGCTTTCAACGCTTCAATGGCATAAGTAGAGCAGGTTGGAGTAAAACGACAACGCGGTCCAAGAAGTGGACTAATAAAGCCTTGATAGAGTCGGACGAGGCCGATCGCTAACCGCGAGAGGGGCGAGACAGACGCTGCCATAATTTATCAAACAGTTTAAACATTTCATCGTTGCTTAAATCTTGCGCGCTTTTCTTGGCAATAACAACAAAATCTTTGTTAGGAAGCTGATGTTGTTTGTTACGAAAGCTTTCGCGAGCGAGACGCTTGAAGCGATTACGACCAACAGCAGTTTTAATCTGTTTCTTCGGAACGGCTAAACCTAGTCTTGGGTGAGATAAGGAATTTTTGCGAGCAATGATAGTGAAATGAGGAGAGCCAGCTCGATGAGCTTGCTGAAAGACATTTTGATAATGCTCGGGAGTTAACAAGCGTAACTCCCGATTGAACGCGTACGTATTCAAAATAATCGAAGATTACTTAGAAAGACGCTTACGGCCTTTAGCACGACGTGCGTTGATTGTTGCACGACCGTTCTTAGTAGCCATACGTGCACGGAAACCGTGAGTACGCTTGCGCTTTAGAACTGAAGGTTGAAAAGTGCGTTTAGACATGGTTATTACCTTTACTGATCAGTAGTTTTAGGTCAATGTTAACCCGGCGTGGGTATACGAGGTCTTCTCTATATATAAAGAGGACAAACCGACGCCTCTCAACAAAGAGGCGGAATTGTAATCACAGTCACACAAAGTGTCAATCTTTGTGCAAGCGCTAAATTCCGGCCGAGCGATTATACGTAGTGTGAGCAAAATCTCAAGGATCAAACGATCCTCTTTTGTGATCTTTACTCTGCACCAACTTGTCGAAGGAATTTTTGTAAGCGAGGATCTTGTGGATTTCCAAAGATATCCTGTGGAGAACCTTGCTCAACAATGTGCCCTTCTGCCATAAAGATCACCCGATCGGCGACCTCTCTAGCAAATTGCATCTCATGAGTGACCACCAGCATGGTCTGATGTTTTGTAGCTAAGTCCTTCATTAAATTAAGAACTTCACCCACCCATTCAGGATCAAGTGCCGATGTTGGCTCATCGAAAAGCAGCAGTTCTGGTTGCAGCGCCATAGCGCGTCCGATACCCACACGCTGCTGTTGACCACCAGACAGCGCTGCTGGATAACTGTCACCCTTATCGCCTAAGCCAATATCATCAAGAATCTCTTGCGCGCGTTGAAGTGCGTCTGTTTTTTTCCAACCACGCACAGTCATCAGCCCTTCAGCGATGTTTTGTCTCGCGGTCATGTGGGCGAAAAGCGCATAGTTTTGGAACACAAAGCCTGTCTTACGACGCAAAGCGAGAACTTCGGCTTTGGTGTGATTTTCACTATCGACGCTGACATCATCAATCGTGATGACCCCTTTGTCGGCATTCTCTAAGAAATTTACTGTGCGAAGTAATGTCGACTTGCCTGTTCCGCTAGAGCCAATAATGACGATGATCTCACCTTGTTTTATCTCAAGGTCAATCCCTTTTAGCACTTCAGTATCCCCGAAGCGTTTTCGAATATTGCTCAGTTTGATCATCGTACGTACGCCTTATTGAGTTTAGCTTCTGCCCAGATTTGAACACGAGTAAGGATAACCACCACACCCCAGTAAATAAGTGCAACCGCAAGAAACGCTTCAAAGAAACGGAAGCTTGATGATGCCTCCATTTGTGCTTTGGCCATAATCTCTGCAACGCCTAGCGTAAAGGCCAGTGACGTTGATTTGATCATATCGATGAAGTAGTTCATCAGTGAAGGCAAGGCCACACGAGTCGCTTGCGGCAAAATGACGCGACGCATCGCTTGTGTCGTCGTCATGCCAACTGAGAGGCTCGCTTCCATCTGGCTACGATCAATACCAATAATGGCAGCGCGAATACTTTCTGCCATGTAGGCGGCGAAGTGCAAGGTCAAACCGATGACAGCGGCACTGAAAGCATCTAGCCCGACCATCCATGGGAAAATCTGTGGTAAGCCGTAGTAAAGCAAAAATAGCTGTACTAACAGAGGCGTGCCACGGAAGAAGCTGATATACAGCTGGCTCAGTTGATCGAGCACTGGAACCTTGAATACGCGGATATTGGCGAGAATCACTGACAGTATTAAAGAGAAGATCAGACCCCAAACGGCCATCTCCATAGTTGTTCCCAGATACTTAAGCAGTATCGGCATCAACTCCAGCATGTAGTTAAAATCGAATCCCATAACGTGTCCCAGTGTATAACGACATAGAAAAGCAAAACCCACTGCAAAGGAAGGAAAGCAGTGGGTTAGAAAAGCCTACTTCAACAAAAGTAGCGGAGTGGTCACATTATTTAGTGATGTCTGCACCAAACCACTTTTCAGAAATTTGCGCTAGAGTACCGTCTGCGCGCATTGCTGCAAGCGCTTGGTTAACTTCTGCTTGCAGTTTCTTACCATTTTCATTGTTTACAAATGGCCAAGCGTTTTGAATCGTTTCAAACGGTTCGCCTGCAAGTTGAAGAGGAAGACCTGTCTTTTTAATTAGCTCTAGTGCTGAAAGGCGATCCATCACGAATGCATCAGCGCGGCCTAGTGCAACATCGTGCTCGATACCTGTGTCGTAAGTTTTGATATTGATCTTGCCATCTTTGTCGTAATCACGCAGTAGCTGTTCAAAGTTTGAACCTAGGTTTACAGCTACCGTCTTGCCCGCAAGATCTTGAACACCTTTGATCTCGTCGTTGCCTTTACGAACCGTAATTTGTGCACCATCCACCACGTATGGGTCAGCAAATAGGTATTTTGCTTTACGAGCGTCTGTCATTGTAATTTGGTTAGAAATTGTATCGATGCGGCCTGTTTCGAGTAGACCGAACAAACCAGAGAAGTTTGCGGTTACGTATTCCACTTTGTAATCATTACGTTTACCAATCTCGTCCCATAGGTCCACTTCGAAGCCTTGTAGCTGATCTTGCTTAACGAAAGTGAATGGGAAGTAACGGCCAGACATGCCGACTTTGACTTCCGTAGCAGCCTGCACAGTCGCAGCAGACAGAGCGATTGCTGCAACTGCAGCCTTAAACCAGATTTTCATAGTACAACTCCATATAATTATGGGGATAAATATTACTGTTACTTTAGTTAATTAGATAAATAACTAAGAGAAATATCCTAGATAGTAGAGTAATAAGGTTGATATTTTGGTCTAAATCTTACGGCTCAGAGGATTATTTTTCGATCCTGTGACGGTGGCGATCGATATTTCATGCACAGAGTTATCACCAGAGTCAGGATCGGGCGGAAATTGCCCTTATGTGGATCAATGTGTGAGTAAAAATGGGGCAGTGTGTGGGGATCCGCCGAATAATGTCGAAAATATTGTGAATAACTTGGATCTTATTCACTGGATCGTCGATCTATTGCTAGCGATCTTGGTTATCAACAGGTAAAATTGCCAATCTTTTCCAATCAATTACTTCGAGTGGGGGCACCGTGTCATCTTCGCTTTGGTTGCAATGTCTGCAACAGCTTCAAGAAG includes the following:
- the yidC gene encoding membrane protein insertase YidC, which translates into the protein MDSQRNILLIALALVSFLLFQQWQVAKNPTPQPVEQAQSSSTLPAPSFADELDPAPGQQASAKTITVTTDALTLSIDTVGGDVIHADLNQYSAEMDSADAFVLLKNEPGHQFIAQSGLVGPQGIDLSSTNRPAYAVSTDSFTLADGQDELRVPMTYAANGLEYTKTFILKRGSYAIDVEYNVVNNSGNNATFGMYAHLRQNLLDAGGSITMPTYRGGAYSTEDTRYKKYSFEDMQDRNLSLNLPDGQGWAAMIQHYFASAWIPRNEPGTNLYTRVIGNLGDIGVRMPNKTIATGDSAQMTATLWVGPKLQDQMAEVAPNLDLVVDYGWLWFIAKPLHSLLSFIQSFVGNWGVAIICLTFIVRGAMYPLTKAQYTSMAKMRMLQPKLQAMRERIGDDRQRMSQEMMELYKKEKVNPLGGCLPLILQMPIFIALYWALMESVELRHSPFFGWIHDLSAQDPYYILPLLMGASMFLIQKMSPTTVTDPMQQKIMTFMPVMFTFFFLFFPSGLVLYWLVSNIVTLIQQTLIYKALEKKGLHSK
- the yidD gene encoding membrane protein insertion efficiency factor YidD, which gives rise to MAASVSPLSRLAIGLVRLYQGFISPLLGPRCRFTPTCSTYAIEALKAHGFVKGCWLSSKRLLKCNPLNKKGWTYDPVPPVQKQDRDN
- the rnpA gene encoding ribonuclease P protein component — translated: MLTPEHYQNVFQQAHRAGSPHFTIIARKNSLSHPRLGLAVPKKQIKTAVGRNRFKRLARESFRNKQHQLPNKDFVVIAKKSAQDLSNDEMFKLFDKLWQRLSRPSRG
- the rpmH gene encoding 50S ribosomal protein L34 produces the protein MSKRTFQPSVLKRKRTHGFRARMATKNGRATINARRAKGRKRLSK
- a CDS encoding amino acid ABC transporter ATP-binding protein, with protein sequence MIKLSNIRKRFGDTEVLKGIDLEIKQGEIIVIIGSSGTGKSTLLRTVNFLENADKGVITIDDVSVDSENHTKAEVLALRRKTGFVFQNYALFAHMTARQNIAEGLMTVRGWKKTDALQRAQEILDDIGLGDKGDSYPAALSGGQQQRVGIGRAMALQPELLLFDEPTSALDPEWVGEVLNLMKDLATKHQTMLVVTHEMQFAREVADRVIFMAEGHIVEQGSPQDIFGNPQDPRLQKFLRQVGAE
- a CDS encoding amino acid ABC transporter permease, with the translated sequence MGFDFNYMLELMPILLKYLGTTMEMAVWGLIFSLILSVILANIRVFKVPVLDQLSQLYISFFRGTPLLVQLFLLYYGLPQIFPWMVGLDAFSAAVIGLTLHFAAYMAESIRAAIIGIDRSQMEASLSVGMTTTQAMRRVILPQATRVALPSLMNYFIDMIKSTSLAFTLGVAEIMAKAQMEASSSFRFFEAFLAVALIYWGVVVILTRVQIWAEAKLNKAYVR
- a CDS encoding amino acid ABC transporter substrate-binding protein encodes the protein MKIWFKAAVAAIALSAATVQAATEVKVGMSGRYFPFTFVKQDQLQGFEVDLWDEIGKRNDYKVEYVTANFSGLFGLLETGRIDTISNQITMTDARKAKYLFADPYVVDGAQITVRKGNDEIKGVQDLAGKTVAVNLGSNFEQLLRDYDKDGKINIKTYDTGIEHDVALGRADAFVMDRLSALELIKKTGLPLQLAGEPFETIQNAWPFVNNENGKKLQAEVNQALAAMRADGTLAQISEKWFGADITK